Proteins encoded by one window of uncultured Methanobrevibacter sp.:
- a CDS encoding RNA-guided pseudouridylation complex pseudouridine synthase subunit Cbf5, translated as MKDLLTKSKSFTNPEYGCAPEEREISDYISYGVINLDKPSGPTSHEIDSWVKRILNLEKTGHGGTLDPKVTGVLPVGLGNATRAIQLLLTAPKEYVCVMNFHQKISEDKIREIFDEFTGKIFQLPPVKSAVKRELRSRNVYYSTIYEIDGRDVLFRIGCEAGTYVRTYCHNIGEAVGVGAHMAELRRTQVGSFTEDNHLATLQDVTDAYHFYKEDGDESFLRDVIMPMERAADYLPKIIIKDSAVDAICHGANLASGGIAYLSDNIQKNSIVAIETLKGELVASGNSLFSSDEILNLESGFAINVSKVFMKTDVYPKMWK; from the coding sequence ATGAAAGACTTGCTTACAAAATCTAAAAGTTTTACAAATCCAGAATATGGGTGTGCTCCTGAAGAACGTGAAATTTCAGATTATATTTCTTATGGTGTTATTAATTTAGATAAACCTTCCGGACCAACTTCTCATGAAATTGATTCCTGGGTAAAACGTATTTTGAATTTAGAAAAAACAGGGCATGGTGGAACATTAGATCCAAAAGTTACTGGTGTTTTACCTGTTGGACTTGGAAATGCAACTAGAGCTATTCAACTTCTTTTAACAGCTCCAAAAGAATATGTGTGTGTAATGAATTTTCATCAAAAAATATCTGAAGATAAAATTCGTGAAATATTTGATGAATTTACAGGTAAAATTTTCCAACTTCCTCCAGTAAAATCAGCAGTTAAACGTGAATTACGATCTCGTAATGTTTATTATTCTACTATTTATGAAATTGATGGTAGAGATGTTTTATTTAGGATAGGTTGTGAAGCTGGAACTTATGTTAGGACATATTGTCATAATATAGGGGAAGCTGTAGGTGTTGGTGCACATATGGCTGAACTTAGAAGAACACAAGTTGGTTCATTTACTGAAGATAATCATTTAGCTACTCTTCAAGATGTAACTGATGCATATCATTTTTATAAAGAAGATGGTGATGAATCATTTTTAAGAGATGTTATTATGCCAATGGAGAGAGCTGCAGATTATTTACCGAAAATAATTATTAAAGATTCAGCAGTTGATGCAATATGTCATGGAGCTAATTTAGCCAGTGGTGGAATAGCTTATTTATCGGATAATATTCAAAAAAATTCTATAGTGGCTATTGAAACACTTAAGGGAGAATTAGTTGCTTCAGGTAATTCTTTATTTAGTAGTGATGAGATTTTAAATTTAGAATCAGGATTTGCTATTAATGTGTCCAAAGTTTTCATGAAAACTGATGTTTATCCAAAGATGTGGAAATAA
- a CDS encoding 50S ribosomal protein L14e encodes MAAIEVGRVCVKTAGREAGEKCAIVEIIDENFVEVIGESVKNRRCNIAHLEPTADSVDVSGDADSIKAALADL; translated from the coding sequence ATGGCAGCAATTGAAGTAGGAAGAGTATGTGTTAAAACTGCTGGTAGAGAAGCTGGAGAAAAATGTGCAATTGTAGAGATTATCGATGAAAATTTCGTTGAAGTAATCGGTGAATCTGTTAAAAATAGAAGATGTAATATTGCTCATTTAGAACCAACTGCAGATTCTGTTGATGTTTCTGGTGATGCTGACTCTATTAAAGCAGCTTTAGCTGATTTATAA
- the cmk gene encoding (d)CMP kinase — protein sequence MIITIGGLAGTGTTTTAELLSEKLDIPFVSSGSIFRAMAKEKGMSVLEFSEFAESNDDIDKEIDKRQAELAKSSENLILEGRLSAYFVEADLKLWLMAPIDVRAQRISQRESKSVDVAKEEIKIREESEALRYLDIHNIDIGNLDIYDLMINTDRFDPESITKIILTTLKVI from the coding sequence ATGATAATTACTATTGGCGGGCTGGCTGGAACTGGGACCACAACAACTGCTGAGCTGTTGTCTGAAAAATTAGATATTCCTTTTGTTTCTTCAGGTTCTATTTTTAGAGCTATGGCTAAAGAAAAGGGTATGTCTGTTCTTGAATTCAGCGAGTTTGCTGAAAGTAATGATGATATCGATAAAGAAATTGATAAAAGACAAGCTGAACTTGCTAAATCTTCAGAGAATTTGATATTGGAAGGAAGATTATCAGCTTATTTTGTTGAAGCTGATTTAAAACTTTGGTTAATGGCACCAATTGATGTTCGTGCTCAAAGAATTAGTCAAAGGGAATCTAAATCTGTTGATGTGGCTAAAGAAGAAATTAAAATTCGTGAAGAAAGTGAAGCTTTAAGATATTTAGATATTCATAACATAGATATTGGTAATTTAGATATTTATGATTTAATGATTAATACTGACAGATTTGATCCTGAAAGTATAACAAAAATTATTCTAACAACATTAAAGGTGATATAA
- a CDS encoding 50S ribosomal protein L34e — MPANRYRSRSYKRVYKNTPGGENVLRYKKKKPSKHVCAECGELLHGVPRGRPYEINKIAKTHKRPNRPFGGYLCSNCARKHFKNEARK; from the coding sequence ATGCCTGCAAACAGATATAGATCAAGATCATACAAAAGAGTTTACAAAAACACTCCTGGCGGAGAAAATGTTTTAAGATATAAAAAGAAAAAACCATCTAAGCATGTTTGTGCTGAATGTGGTGAATTATTACATGGAGTTCCACGTGGACGTCCATATGAAATTAACAAAATAGCAAAAACCCATAAAAGACCTAATCGTCCATTTGGTGGGTATTTATGCTCAAACTGTGCTCGTAAACATTTCAAAAACGAGGCTAGAAAATAA
- a CDS encoding DUF106 domain-containing protein, whose translation MFDIFNMVFEALNAVFSPLLALDPNPQNPALTVLVIAFIVSLITTVANKLLVDQDEMNEIQQKMKDYQKEVREAQKSGDGKKLAKLQAQQAEIMQNQSKMMTNSFKPMIVTFIPIILIFFWMRASPISGLVISMPPGAFYVSLAPIWHFIGSFMYGGHSVGYNIGWLFWYFICTFGMSQILRKFLGFKQGF comes from the coding sequence ATGTTTGACATATTTAACATGGTATTTGAGGCATTAAATGCAGTATTTAGCCCATTACTTGCTTTAGATCCAAATCCTCAAAATCCAGCATTAACTGTTTTAGTTATTGCATTTATTGTTTCATTAATAACTACAGTTGCTAATAAATTATTAGTTGACCAAGATGAAATGAATGAAATACAACAAAAAATGAAAGATTACCAAAAAGAAGTTAGGGAAGCTCAAAAATCTGGTGATGGTAAGAAATTAGCTAAACTTCAAGCTCAACAAGCTGAAATCATGCAAAATCAAAGTAAAATGATGACTAATTCATTTAAACCTATGATTGTTACTTTTATCCCAATTATTTTGATATTCTTTTGGATGAGAGCTTCTCCAATTAGTGGTTTAGTTATTTCTATGCCTCCTGGTGCATTTTATGTATCATTAGCTCCAATTTGGCATTTTATTGGTAGTTTTATGTATGGTGGCCATTCTGTTGGATATAATATTGGATGGTTATTCTGGTATTTTATTTGTACATTTGGTATGAGTCAAATATTACGGAAATTTTTAGGTTTCAAACAAGGATTTTAA